A segment of the Stigmatopora nigra isolate UIUO_SnigA chromosome 15, RoL_Snig_1.1, whole genome shotgun sequence genome:
GTTATCTTGGTTTACAGACCTTTAGTAAGTCAACACTTGTACATTTTCAAATTGATGCTTACTGTATCTTCACAAGTAACTCAATGTTTGTATAAAAGGCTAAAGACTTATTTAAAAAGTTTGGCGACGCAGCAGTCGGGAGCATCAAGAAGGACTATGGGAGGAATTCAGACATCACTGGACTATGGAATACTACAATGACCACAGTGTGTAACATTGATTAAGTTTGTCACATTTTGTTCAAGTCAATCTTTGTATAGCAAAATGCgttaatcatgtttttgtgtCCTCAGTTAAAATGTTGTGGCATCTACAACTCCTCCAACTTCATAGACTCTCCATATTATGTGGCTAACAACAATCAGTACCCATCTCCATGTTGCCCAGATAAAAGGCCCTGCAATCAAACAGTGATTGACAATTTCAGGGTATGAGTTCTAATTgtggtgtaaaaaaacaaaaaaaatctaacaactGCAGTCAGCTTCAGTGGTTCTTTATTATTTGTTCTCTTCTTAGGAAATCCCAGGTTGCTTTAATAAGATCACACAATTGATTGATGACAACACGGTGGCCATTATTGCTGTGGCTCTCGGAATTGCGGCACTTGAGGTAAGAACTCTCATTAAGTTCCTTCTTCTTCATTCCCTCATCAAGCTTTACATTTAAGTGCATCTGacttacattcattttccattacaCATATTCTCACAAGGTTtgcggggatgctggagcctattccagctagcAATGGGTAGTAAACTGGgtatcataattttacattAGAAATATAGTGAAACTAAACAAACCTAAATGTCAGTGTATAATACTATGTATTCTGGACTAGTTTACACCACATATGAAGTATACAGGCATATATATTTAAGATGCATAATGACTCCTAAGGGCCAAACTCAATAGTTTTTGCCTgcatttctgttgtttttacCCAATGTTTGTGTATTCTCTGCAGATATGTGCCATGGTTGTTTCTATGTTCCTTTACTGCAAGATAGATTCAAAGACAGCCTgacaacaaaaatcaacaacTCTAGAAGGTTCATTTTAATCATTGGATTGAATTCTGCCTGTTAAAAAGACTGCttatatttgtatgtaaatgTCTTATCTCTTCTATCAGAATTATGGGATGGGTGGCATaagtaaatattttaaacaaagaaGAAATATTAGGGAATTTATCAATAATACTGcaaataatacacatttttgaCACATGACTGAGAAATTACAAAATGACTGAGAACATTGAATAGTGCTTGCAAACGTATGTTAATTTTAGATTGCTACtttgataaaatacaaaatgatgtgttTTATTAAACATAATGAAAGAcaataaacatgtatttatcTACATTGGTGTGTCCTTGAGATGCTTTCATCAACTTAAACAGTTCAAACCAGGTGACCAATGT
Coding sequences within it:
- the tspan34b gene encoding tetraspanin 35 → MGCFGFLKFMMFTFNAIIFLAGAAILGVGIWVKVDSGSILSFLGMIEDAPKELAQVLNVGYLLIAVGALLVIIGFLGCCGAIKESKCMLLLFFIIILVVFIAEVAGAVVILVYRPLAKDLFKKFGDAAVGSIKKDYGRNSDITGLWNTTMTTLKCCGIYNSSNFIDSPYYVANNNQYPSPCCPDKRPCNQTVIDNFREIPGCFNKITQLIDDNTVAIIAVALGIAALEICAMVVSMFLYCKIDSKTA